The following coding sequences are from one Ancylobacter sp. TS-1 window:
- a CDS encoding VOC family protein translates to MVELTQWHRGRLIDHVSLVVADFAACRRFYAAVLDVLGVPLVEGDGYFFADELFVSPGEPTTGRAHIAFQAADEETVRRFHAAALAAGGRDNGAPGLRDYHPGYYAAFVLDPEGNNIEAVTHGPARRSAPSVVLTDES, encoded by the coding sequence ATGGTCGAGCTGACGCAGTGGCATCGCGGCCGGCTGATCGACCACGTGTCGCTGGTCGTCGCCGACTTCGCGGCGTGCCGGCGCTTCTATGCGGCGGTGCTGGACGTGCTCGGCGTGCCGCTGGTCGAGGGTGATGGCTATTTCTTCGCCGACGAGCTGTTCGTCTCGCCCGGCGAGCCGACGACCGGGCGGGCTCACATCGCCTTCCAGGCGGCGGACGAGGAAACGGTGCGCCGCTTCCATGCCGCCGCGCTGGCGGCCGGCGGGCGCGACAATGGCGCGCCGGGCCTGCGCGACTATCACCCCGGCTATTACGCCGCCTTCGTGCTCGATCCCGAGGGCAACAACATCGAGGCCGTCACGCACGGCCCCGCCCGGCGCTCGGCGCCGTCGGTGGTGCTGACGGACGAAAGCTGA
- a CDS encoding NnrU family protein has product MILMLVGLALFVAIHVVAARRKAGAAAFAGMGTTTYRTLHAVVAVAGLALIAYGFGQWRAEGPLQLYIPPVGLRHLALLLMLVACIAAIAALVPSHIKAWLKFPFLVAIKIWALAHLLANGDAATVTLAVVILGWAVALRILAKRRGAPLPVAPAGWSGDLVAVVGGVVLYAVLTFWFHPYIVGVPVMG; this is encoded by the coding sequence ATGATCCTGATGCTGGTGGGCCTCGCCCTCTTCGTCGCCATCCACGTCGTCGCCGCGCGCCGCAAGGCCGGCGCCGCCGCCTTCGCCGGCATGGGCACGACGACCTATCGCACCCTCCATGCCGTCGTGGCGGTGGCCGGGCTGGCGCTCATCGCCTACGGCTTCGGCCAGTGGCGCGCGGAAGGCCCGCTCCAGCTCTACATCCCGCCGGTTGGGCTGCGCCATCTCGCGCTGCTGCTGATGCTGGTCGCCTGCATCGCCGCAATCGCCGCGCTGGTGCCGAGCCACATCAAGGCGTGGCTGAAATTTCCCTTCCTCGTCGCCATCAAGATCTGGGCGCTGGCGCATCTGCTGGCCAATGGCGACGCCGCGACGGTTACGCTGGCGGTGGTCATTCTCGGCTGGGCCGTGGCCCTGCGCATCCTCGCCAAGCGCCGTGGCGCGCCGCTGCCGGTGGCCCCTGCTGGCTGGTCGGGCGACCTCGTTGCGGTCGTCGGGGGTGTCGTGCTTTATGCCGTCCTCACCTTCTGGTTCCACCCCTACATCGTCGGGGTGCCGGTGATGGGTTGA
- the purF gene encoding amidophosphoribosyltransferase — protein MANLTADHVSSKPAQADEFYDDYGDTLREECGVFGIYGHPDAAAITALGLHALQHRGQEAAGITTYDGRRFHSERRLGLVSDAFSDGEAIKRLPGHIAVGHVRYSTTGETILRNVQPLFAELDGGGFAIAHNGNLTNGLSLRRQLIRDGAICQSTSDTEVMLHLVARSKRPRFTDRFIDALRTLEGAYAFVGLTNKKLVGARDPLGIRPLVLGELDGHPILTSETCALDIIGARHVRDIEPGEVIVFSSDKVETLRPFGSVPPRPCIFEYIYFARPDSVVGGHSVYQVRKTMGMQLAAEAPADADLVVPVPDSGVPAAIGFSQASGLPYELGIIRNHYVGRTFIQPTQSVRDQGVRMKHSANRAVVEGKRIVLIDDSLVRGTTSVKIVRMMREAGAREVHFRISSPPITHPDYYGIDTPDRDKLLAATHDLEGMRRYIGADSLAFLSIDGIYKAMGHEGRDPARPQYTDHCFTGEYPTPLTDRDGEESPRQLSLLAEAS, from the coding sequence ATGGCCAATCTGACTGCTGATCACGTGTCGTCCAAACCGGCGCAGGCGGACGAGTTCTATGACGATTACGGGGACACGCTGCGCGAGGAGTGCGGCGTGTTCGGCATTTACGGGCACCCCGACGCGGCGGCGATCACCGCGCTCGGCCTGCACGCCCTGCAGCATCGCGGCCAGGAAGCCGCCGGCATAACCACTTATGACGGCAGGCGTTTCCACTCCGAGCGGCGTCTCGGCCTGGTCTCCGACGCCTTCTCCGACGGCGAGGCGATCAAGCGCCTGCCCGGCCATATCGCGGTCGGCCATGTGCGCTATTCGACCACCGGCGAGACCATCCTGCGCAACGTGCAGCCGCTCTTCGCCGAACTCGACGGCGGCGGTTTCGCCATCGCCCATAACGGCAACCTGACCAACGGCCTCTCCCTGCGCCGCCAGCTCATCCGCGACGGCGCCATCTGCCAGTCGACCTCCGACACCGAGGTGATGCTCCACCTCGTCGCCCGCTCCAAGCGCCCCCGCTTCACCGACCGCTTCATCGACGCGCTGCGCACGCTGGAAGGCGCCTACGCCTTTGTCGGCCTCACCAACAAGAAGCTGGTCGGCGCGCGCGACCCGCTCGGCATCCGCCCGCTGGTGCTCGGCGAGCTCGACGGCCACCCGATCCTGACCTCCGAGACCTGCGCTCTCGACATAATTGGTGCGCGCCACGTGCGTGACATCGAGCCGGGCGAGGTCATCGTCTTCTCCTCCGACAAGGTGGAGACGCTGCGCCCCTTCGGCAGCGTGCCGCCCCGCCCCTGCATCTTCGAGTACATCTATTTCGCCCGGCCGGATTCGGTCGTCGGCGGGCACTCGGTCTACCAGGTGCGCAAGACCATGGGCATGCAGCTTGCCGCCGAGGCCCCGGCCGATGCCGACCTCGTGGTGCCGGTGCCCGATTCCGGCGTGCCGGCCGCCATCGGCTTCTCGCAGGCCTCGGGCCTGCCCTATGAGCTTGGCATCATCCGCAACCACTATGTCGGCCGCACCTTCATCCAGCCGACCCAGTCGGTGCGCGACCAGGGCGTGCGGATGAAGCACTCGGCCAACCGCGCCGTGGTCGAGGGCAAGCGCATCGTGCTGATCGACGACAGCCTCGTGCGCGGCACCACCTCGGTCAAAATCGTCCGCATGATGCGCGAGGCCGGCGCCCGCGAGGTGCATTTCCGCATTTCCTCGCCGCCGATCACCCACCCGGACTATTACGGCATCGACACGCCGGACCGCGACAAGCTGCTGGCGGCGACGCACGACCTCGAAGGCATGCGCCGCTATATCGGCGCCGACAGCCTGGCCTTCCTCTCCATCGACGGCATCTACAAGGCGATGGGCCATGAGGGCCGCGACCCCGCGCGCCCGCAATACACCGACCACTGCTTCACCGGCGAGTACCCGACCCCGCTCACCGACCGCGACGGCGAGGAATCCCCGCGCCAGCTCTCGCTGCTCGCCGAGGCGAGCTGA
- a CDS encoding SDR family NAD(P)-dependent oxidoreductase, with translation MSELPPADTAARPLAGRFALVSGATRGIGRATALALAEAGAHVIAIGRTSGALEELDDAIVAAGSSATLVPLDVKDGAGIDRLGGALFERFGRLDIFVGNAGVLGPMTPLAQIEPKEWDDTLAVNLTANWRFIRSLDPLLRLSTAGRAVLVSSGAAHKARAFWGPYAVTKAAVEVLARTWANEVANISKLKVNLINPGPIRTGMRAKAFPSEDPETLPAPEELAQSILALCLPSFEETGKLYDFPTRSLKAFAVPA, from the coding sequence ATGTCGGAACTTCCCCCGGCGGACACCGCCGCGCGCCCGCTCGCCGGCCGCTTCGCCCTCGTCTCCGGCGCCACGCGCGGCATCGGCCGGGCGACCGCCCTGGCGCTGGCCGAAGCCGGCGCGCATGTGATCGCGATCGGGCGCACCTCCGGCGCGCTGGAGGAACTCGACGACGCCATCGTCGCCGCCGGTTCGAGCGCCACCCTCGTGCCGCTCGACGTCAAGGACGGTGCCGGCATCGACCGGCTCGGCGGCGCGCTGTTCGAGCGCTTCGGCCGGCTCGACATCTTCGTCGGCAATGCCGGCGTGCTCGGCCCGATGACGCCGCTCGCCCAGATCGAGCCGAAGGAGTGGGACGACACGCTGGCGGTCAACCTCACCGCCAACTGGCGCTTCATCCGCTCGCTGGACCCGCTGCTGCGGCTCTCCACCGCCGGGCGAGCGGTGCTGGTGTCCTCGGGCGCCGCGCACAAGGCGCGGGCCTTCTGGGGCCCCTATGCCGTCACCAAGGCGGCGGTGGAGGTGCTGGCGCGCACCTGGGCGAACGAGGTGGCCAACATCTCGAAGCTCAAGGTGAACCTGATCAATCCGGGCCCGATTCGCACCGGCATGCGCGCCAAGGCGTTCCCCAGCGAGGACCCGGAAACCCTCCCCGCCCCGGAGGAACTTGCGCAGTCCATCCTCGCGCTCTGCCTGCCGAGCTTCGAGGAGACCGGAAAGCTCTACGACTTCCCCACGCGCAGCCTCAAGGCGTTTGCGGTTCCGGCATGA
- a CDS encoding tetratricopeptide repeat protein: MADIFHEIDEDLRRERFNRLWTRYGSYLIGLAVLVVIAVAGWRGYEWWRLQQDQAAGAQFETALQLAVGGKATEAEAAFQQIEKEGTPGYRVLARFRAATELAKTDRAAAIADYDAIAKDPAISPLMQNVAQVRAALLLVDTAPLADIESRLKPLDTPTGAFRHSAREIVGLAQYKAGDYKAATDSFTAILNDGETPPGLRRRAELLRTLAAASMPMPAPTPAATPAAAPAVQ, translated from the coding sequence ATGGCTGACATCTTCCACGAGATCGACGAGGACCTGCGTCGCGAGCGATTCAACCGGCTGTGGACCCGTTACGGTTCGTATCTGATCGGCCTGGCCGTGCTGGTCGTCATCGCCGTCGCCGGCTGGCGCGGCTATGAATGGTGGCGCCTCCAGCAGGATCAGGCCGCCGGCGCGCAGTTCGAGACCGCGCTGCAGCTCGCCGTCGGCGGCAAGGCCACCGAGGCCGAGGCCGCCTTCCAGCAGATCGAGAAGGAAGGCACGCCGGGCTACCGCGTCCTGGCGCGCTTCCGTGCCGCCACCGAGCTTGCCAAGACCGACCGCGCCGCCGCCATCGCCGACTATGACGCGATCGCCAAGGATCCCGCGATCAGCCCGCTGATGCAGAACGTCGCCCAGGTGCGCGCGGCCCTGCTGCTGGTCGACACCGCCCCGCTCGCCGACATCGAGAGCCGGCTCAAGCCGCTCGACACCCCGACCGGCGCCTTCCGCCACTCGGCGCGCGAGATCGTCGGCCTCGCCCAGTACAAGGCCGGCGACTACAAGGCGGCCACCGACAGCTTCACCGCGATCCTGAACGACGGCGAGACCCCGCCCGGCCTGCGCCGCCGCGCCGAGCTGCTGCGCACGCTGGCGGCAGCCTCGATGCCCATGCCGGCGCCGACGCCCGCCGCGACCCCCGCCGCCGCCCCGGCCGTGCAGTGA
- the panB gene encoding 3-methyl-2-oxobutanoate hydroxymethyltransferase, translating to MSVQSAARRLTAPDIRAKKGGDPIVSLTAYHAHTARLIDPHVDFMLVGDSLGMVMHGMETTVPVTVDMMILQGQAVMRGSSRALVVVDLPFGSYEGSPQQAFATAARVLKETGAGAIKLEGGRRMAETVRFLADRGVPVMGHVGLTPQAINTLGSFKALGRDEASAALILDDARSIADAGAFSIVLEAISEPLARQITREVAPPTIGIGGSPACDGQILVLEDMLGLSDRVPKFVKKFADIGPSIGAAVESYASEVRARSFPGPEHVYAPKKS from the coding sequence ATGTCCGTCCAGTCCGCCGCGCGCCGTCTGACCGCACCGGATATCCGTGCGAAGAAGGGCGGCGATCCGATCGTCTCGCTGACCGCCTACCACGCCCACACGGCCCGCCTCATCGACCCGCATGTCGACTTCATGCTGGTGGGCGATTCGCTGGGCATGGTGATGCACGGCATGGAGACGACGGTGCCGGTGACGGTCGACATGATGATCCTGCAGGGGCAGGCGGTCATGCGCGGCTCCTCGCGGGCTCTGGTGGTGGTGGACCTGCCCTTCGGCTCCTATGAGGGCTCGCCGCAGCAGGCCTTCGCCACCGCCGCGCGGGTGCTGAAGGAAACCGGCGCCGGCGCGATCAAGCTGGAAGGCGGGCGGCGCATGGCCGAGACCGTGCGCTTCCTCGCCGACCGCGGCGTGCCGGTCATGGGCCATGTCGGGCTGACCCCGCAGGCGATCAACACGCTGGGCTCGTTCAAGGCGCTTGGCCGCGACGAGGCGAGCGCGGCGCTCATCCTCGACGATGCCCGCTCCATCGCCGATGCCGGCGCCTTCTCCATCGTGCTGGAGGCGATCTCCGAGCCGCTGGCCCGGCAGATCACCCGGGAGGTGGCGCCGCCGACCATCGGCATCGGCGGCTCGCCCGCCTGCGACGGGCAGATTCTGGTGCTGGAGGACATGCTCGGCCTGTCCGACCGGGTGCCGAAATTCGTGAAGAAGTTCGCCGATATCGGCCCGTCCATCGGGGCGGCGGTCGAGTCCTATGCCAGCGAGGTGCGGGCGCGCAGCTTCCCCGGGCCCGAGCACGTCTACGCCCCGAAGAAGTCCTGA
- a CDS encoding DMT family transporter: protein MLIGILAGLTTGALWGLAFVAPRVVAPFSALDISVARYLIFGVVSVALMVLPQFRPTGLSWRMLAVGLALGAVGTFGYFLAISYAVLLAGAVLPPLITGTAPVLLAIVANFRERSLPWGRLAVPLLLIAAGLGVVNLASLQESATGEVGRLLGGVALSVFALLMWVAYGLANAVVMRAPDAPDALRWTGVQGLGCGALALLLLPAISMGPAMPDPDSAATLRFLLWALGLGVVTSWVGTYGWVVASERLPMALSAQLIVAETVFGLIYGLCFEQRWPTAAEAVGGLLQLVGVVVAVAIFSRRRIMPEPQTP, encoded by the coding sequence ATGCTCATCGGCATTCTCGCGGGCCTCACCACGGGGGCGTTGTGGGGGCTGGCCTTCGTGGCGCCGCGCGTGGTGGCGCCCTTTTCCGCTCTCGACATTTCGGTGGCGCGCTATCTGATCTTCGGTGTGGTCAGCGTGGCGCTGATGGTCCTGCCGCAGTTCCGGCCGACCGGCCTGTCGTGGCGCATGCTGGCGGTGGGGCTCGCGCTCGGTGCGGTCGGCACCTTCGGCTACTTCCTCGCCATCTCCTATGCCGTGCTGCTCGCGGGCGCGGTGCTGCCGCCGCTCATCACCGGCACGGCGCCGGTGTTGCTGGCCATCGTCGCCAATTTCCGCGAGCGGTCGCTGCCATGGGGGCGGCTGGCGGTGCCGCTGCTGCTGATCGCCGCCGGTCTCGGCGTGGTCAATCTCGCCAGCCTCCAGGAGAGCGCCACCGGCGAGGTCGGACGGCTGCTTGGCGGCGTGGCGCTGTCGGTGTTCGCTCTGCTGATGTGGGTCGCCTATGGCCTCGCCAACGCCGTCGTCATGCGCGCGCCCGATGCGCCCGATGCGCTGCGCTGGACCGGCGTGCAGGGGCTGGGCTGCGGCGCGCTGGCGCTCCTCCTGCTCCCGGCGATCTCGATGGGGCCGGCGATGCCCGATCCCGACAGCGCGGCCACGTTGCGCTTCCTGCTGTGGGCGCTGGGGCTCGGCGTCGTCACCTCCTGGGTCGGCACCTATGGCTGGGTGGTTGCCTCCGAGCGCCTGCCGATGGCGCTTTCCGCCCAGCTCATCGTGGCGGAAACGGTGTTCGGGCTGATCTACGGCCTGTGCTTCGAGCAGCGCTGGCCGACCGCTGCGGAGGCGGTCGGCGGGCTGCTGCAACTGGTCGGCGTCGTCGTGGCGGTGGCGATCTTCTCCCGCCGCCGGATCATGCCGGAACCGCAAACGCCTTGA
- a CDS encoding L,D-transpeptidase family protein codes for MKSLFTVLAMAASLLTALPVHAESLAQPDGSAAPSLARPGATIPGPEAQAATLPAGAAHGVPMQPAAVQAATTPASASPSPSDATPATAIATPIATPAMPAAAPAIPVATPAAAVATPAANAPVASVTPAATAPEPVAPRIVVAQINLSKQRMEVIVDGQPRYSWPVSTARKGYRTPTGSYGVQRMHRRYYSRKYDNAPMPYSIFFNGGYAIHGTTDIRRLGRPASHGCVRLHPNNAAALFALVKEYGSANTRIIVTR; via the coding sequence ATGAAGTCCCTGTTCACTGTGCTCGCCATGGCCGCGTCGCTGCTGACGGCGCTTCCCGTCCATGCGGAAAGCCTCGCCCAGCCGGACGGCAGCGCCGCGCCGTCCCTCGCCAGGCCCGGCGCGACGATCCCCGGGCCGGAGGCGCAGGCGGCGACCCTGCCCGCCGGAGCGGCGCATGGCGTGCCCATGCAGCCGGCGGCCGTGCAGGCGGCAACGACGCCCGCCTCCGCATCGCCGTCGCCCTCCGACGCGACGCCGGCCACCGCAATCGCCACCCCCATTGCCACCCCGGCGATGCCGGCCGCCGCCCCTGCCATTCCCGTCGCCACTCCTGCGGCTGCCGTCGCCACCCCGGCCGCGAACGCGCCCGTCGCGTCGGTGACGCCGGCCGCGACGGCGCCGGAGCCGGTCGCCCCGCGCATCGTGGTGGCCCAGATCAACCTGTCGAAGCAGCGCATGGAGGTCATCGTCGACGGCCAGCCGCGCTATTCCTGGCCGGTCTCGACTGCCCGCAAGGGCTACCGGACCCCGACCGGAAGCTACGGGGTCCAGCGCATGCACCGGCGCTACTACTCGCGTAAATACGACAACGCGCCGATGCCCTACTCGATCTTCTTCAATGGCGGCTATGCCATCCACGGCACCACCGACATTCGCCGGCTCGGCCGCCCCGCCTCGCATGGCTGCGTGCGCCTCCACCCGAACAATGCGGCGGCGCTGTTCGCCCTGGTGAAGGAATATGGCAGCGCCAATACCCGGATCATCGTGACCCGCTGA
- the der gene encoding ribosome biogenesis GTPase Der: protein MTITVAIVGRPNVGKSTLFNRLVGKRLALVDDRPGVTRDRREGEARLGHLSFRVIDTAGLEEAKSETLEGRMRGQTEAAIADADVLLFLIDAKAGITPSDRVFADLARRSGKHTILVANKAEARGSEGGTLDSYALGLGEPVELSAEHGDGMADLVRALAVVVPDEEDEEEEDGPGGRRIRVAVLGRPNAGKSTLINALLGEDRLLTGPEAGITRDSIAVDIERHGVALRVFDTAGMRKRARIDDKLEKLSVADGLRAARFAEVVVVLMDATHPFEEQDLRIADLAEREGRAVVLALSKSDLVKDQPGMVSQMRGEADHWLPQLRGAPVVLLSGLTGEGLDRLVRAIQQAHEVWNRRVSTNPLNRWLIETTENHPPPAVSGRRIKLRYITQPKARPPSFVLFCSRADALPESYVRYLVNSLRTSFDLPGVPIRLTLREKDNPYAEKE from the coding sequence ATGACGATTACCGTCGCCATTGTCGGCCGGCCCAATGTCGGCAAGTCGACCCTGTTCAACCGTCTGGTGGGCAAGCGCCTCGCGCTTGTCGACGACCGCCCCGGCGTGACCCGCGACCGCCGCGAGGGCGAGGCGCGCCTCGGGCACCTGTCCTTCCGCGTCATCGACACGGCGGGGCTGGAGGAGGCGAAGTCCGAGACGCTCGAAGGGCGCATGCGCGGCCAGACCGAGGCCGCGATCGCCGACGCCGACGTGCTGCTGTTCCTGATCGACGCCAAGGCCGGCATAACGCCGAGCGACCGCGTCTTCGCGGACCTCGCCCGCCGTTCCGGCAAGCACACCATTCTCGTCGCCAACAAGGCCGAGGCGCGCGGCTCGGAAGGCGGCACGCTCGATTCCTATGCGCTCGGCCTCGGCGAGCCGGTGGAACTCTCCGCCGAGCATGGCGACGGCATGGCCGACCTCGTGCGCGCGCTGGCCGTGGTCGTGCCGGACGAAGAGGACGAGGAGGAAGAGGACGGCCCCGGCGGAAGGCGCATCCGCGTCGCCGTGCTCGGCCGCCCCAATGCCGGCAAGTCCACCCTGATCAACGCCCTGCTCGGCGAGGACCGCCTGCTGACCGGCCCGGAGGCCGGCATCACCCGCGATTCCATCGCCGTCGACATCGAGCGCCACGGCGTGGCGCTGCGCGTCTTCGATACCGCCGGCATGCGCAAGCGCGCCCGCATCGACGACAAGCTGGAGAAGCTCTCCGTCGCCGACGGCCTGCGCGCCGCCCGCTTCGCCGAAGTGGTCGTGGTGCTGATGGATGCCACGCATCCCTTCGAAGAGCAGGACCTGCGCATCGCCGACCTCGCCGAGCGCGAGGGGCGGGCGGTGGTGCTGGCGCTGTCCAAGTCCGATCTGGTCAAGGACCAGCCGGGCATGGTCAGCCAGATGCGTGGGGAGGCCGACCACTGGCTGCCGCAGCTCAGGGGTGCCCCGGTGGTGCTGCTCTCGGGCCTGACCGGCGAGGGTCTCGACCGTCTCGTGCGGGCGATCCAGCAGGCGCATGAGGTGTGGAACCGGCGGGTGTCGACCAACCCGCTCAACCGCTGGCTCATCGAGACGACCGAGAACCATCCGCCGCCGGCGGTGTCCGGCCGCCGCATCAAGCTGCGCTACATCACCCAGCCCAAGGCGCGCCCGCCGAGCTTCGTGCTGTTCTGCTCGCGCGCCGACGCGCTGCCGGAAAGCTATGTGCGCTATCTGGTGAACAGCCTGCGCACCAGCTTCGACCTTCCCGGCGTGCCGATAAGGCTCACGCTGCGCGAGAAGGACAACCCCTACGCCGAGAAGGAGTAG